The DNA region TACGCGATCATTTTCTTGTCTTTTGAGAAACAAAACACTGTCTTATGTACACCTCTAATTGTCATCATAACAGAGATTTACCTCTTGCCATAATGTCAATAGTTCATTGTAATCAGCAGTTACACTCTTGTCACCTTGTTTCGTAATATCAGAGTATGTTTACTTAATAACTTCCCACACATCCTTTGCGGAAGGTAAAAATATGTAAGACTTACTTATTCCAGTTTCCATAGAGCTTACCAACCACACAATAATCAAGGAGTTTTCCGACTTCCATTGTTTGTCACGAGGGTCTTCTGTTGTCGGTTCAGCTACTGCTCCTGTTAAAAAACTAAGTCTCCCTTTGCTATCCAATACCAACCGAACGGTTTGAGCCCATTCATTATAGTTATTCTCATTCATTTTAGGATATTGACCTTGAGGGAGTATGAGGAACCCTCTTGATCATTACCGCATGTTGGAATGATTGTCACCAAAAATAATGTTGTTCCTGTTTCCATTGTTGTCGTTATTACTGCCATTGTTTATGACCACCGACGGTTCCTCTCGTACGTCCTTTTCGCAGCCACTGCCGTTTCCGCAACCGACGGCCGACTTAGGTTGTGGTTGTTCGCCATGGTTGTATCCGGTGTATGCATATGATAGGGAAGGTCACCTGCTGTTTTTATTCGTCATATGAGGCTAAACGGGTATGTGAATCGAGTCGAACAAAAATAGGTTGAGGAAAGCTTTACGGTAACCCCTAACCCAGTGATCTGATACCATATTGAAAAAAATAGGTAAAAGATGTTATAATTTATCAGCCTTAGGCTAGTTTATATAATGAAGATACAATTATTACAATTGATTTTCTCCTTAatggagaataaagaaaaataaaattagtattaaagacaataataaaaccggaaataatatattttccaacaGATCAGATGAGGAGAAATCAAACAATTAGAGATAGAAGAAGATCTAGAAAAACTATAAGAGACGTATTAAAAAAACTCTCGAGATTAACAATTTGAATATAAACATGATCTTGAATAAAACATTATGACGAATGTTAATTCTAGTAGCTAACTCCATTCTAGTGGCTAACTCCACTTAATGAGATAAAGTTTGattgttattattatataaaTTGAACAAAGGTTTTCTTTGCTAGCGTGTAATACGGAATATCAACAATGTTTTAAATTTATCATAGTAAAATTATCGTTAAATAGAACTTCATAAAATATTTTCACaattaaattataattaaataagatttttatttattttataattattaaaTATTTCTCAAAAAAAGTTGAGACCACTTTGAAATTAACCTATTTTATTCTTATATATATTTAAGCTTTTAAAaaagaatttaattgatatacactgacTATAAAAAAAATTTATATCAATTAATCACAACTATTAATTTATTTGAAAgatttaacttttattttaaacattaaaaaaataataCCAACCATTAACTTTTTACACTGAGAGAGCGCATCACAATTAATCTTTTTCTGTGAAAGGATAAAAATAGAGGAAGAAagttgaaaaaataaaaaatgaaggTGTACTAGTGTCACGAACAAACACTGGTTGGTGCTGACATACAGGAACACTTATGATGTCTTTGGTGTCGCAAATTGGATTCGCACACTTCACTCAACCTTCATCTCTATCTTCTCCTTCCATCGCCCCTTTCCGCCACAACCCTTGTTCttcaatgtcttcttcttcttcgtgGACACCATATGAGGACAAGGATGGTAAAAAATCAAAGAAAGTGTGGATATGGACACAGAACAAGCAGGTTATGACTGCAGCTGTTGAGAGAGGATGGAACACTTTCATTTTCCCATCAAACCTTCCTCAACTCGCCAATGATTGGTCATGTATTTATCTCTACTCTCTAACTCTATTAGGATAACCCTTTTGTGTTAAAATTCGATCCACTGTGTTTGCAAAACCCACGGTAATAAGAAAAATGGGGGACAAGGACATTTTGAATGATTTCAATCTTTTGATATTTCTGATTTATTACAAATTTCTAATTTTATGAAATTTTGAATTTTGGCCTTGATGGAGTACAGCCATTGCAGTAATCTGTCCTCTTTTTCTTGGTGAGGGAGAGATTTTGGATGCACAGAATAAAAGGGTAGCTACGGTTTTTGACGTCTCGACGCCGGAGGAATTAGAGGGACTTCGACCCGAGGATGAGCATGCAGAGAACATTGTAGTTAACTTACTAGATTGGCAGGTATGTTTCAAACTGCTGTGAGAATCTTTTAGGGCTGTTTCTAGGGTGAAGAAGTGTCTCGTATAGTTTACGGTGGATCGATGCTTGAAAGTCGTTCGATAGTGTTATAAAATGTTAACTTTCTTTGTATACAATTTCTCACTCAGGTAATACCTGCAGAAAATATAATTGCTGCATTTCAAAACAGTCAAAAGACCGTGTTTGCCATCTCTGATAATACGTCCGAAGCTCAGATATTTCTCGAGGTATATACTATGAGATCAATCGAGTTAACTGTTCTTGCTTAAAGCTCAAGTAAATCTTCTTATAGTTGAACCCTTTGAGTTTTATAGGCCCTCGAACACGGTTTAGATGGCATAGTTTTGAAAGTAGAAGATGTCGAGCCTGTTCTTGAGCTAAAGGTAATTCGTCGCCTATTTGAACTTCTTGAGTAATGAGTCATGGCCTCTTGTTTCAGTTGGAAAAACTTTCAGGAATATTTCGACCGGAGAACAGAAGAAAACAATGTATTGAGCTTGACGAAAGCCACTGTGACAAACATTCAAGTGGCTGGAATGGGGGATCGCGTTTGTGTCGATCTGTGCAGTCTCATGAGGCCCGGTGAAGGACTTCTCGTATGTGTCCATTTCCTCTATGAAGGTTATCGGTTAATCTAGTAAACCCGCCGTTCTTATTGGCTAACAAATTTCTTTAGGTTGGATCTTTTGCTAGAGGATTGTTTCTTGTTCACTCGGAATGCTTGGAGTCAAATTACATCGCAAGCAGACCTTTTCGAGTAAACGCGGTAAGTCGTGCCTTCGAATATTGAGCTCAAACTAAACATATTCACAACAATGAAATGAAGATTTATGATGAATCATTTTAACCTGTTACTTTTCGTAACAGGGACCTGTACATGCCTATGTTGCTGTTCCCGGAGGAAGAACAAGCTACCTGTCAGAGTTAAAATCAGGAAAAGAAGTGATTGTCGTCGATCAACAGGGTCGGCAAAGAATTGCAATTGTCGGACGTGTTAAGATTGAAAGTAGACCACTGATCCTTGTGGAGGCAAAGGTTTGTGTCATGCATTAATCGGAAAAAAAACTGAATTGGAATATTTGCTTGACGATACTGATGCTAAACTCTTCGTATCATTTCAGACAGAATCAGATGATCAAACAATCAGCATACTTCTACAGAATGCAGAAACGGTTGCATTGGTTTTTCCCGGACAAGGTAATTCGATTTGTTTCTCTCTATTTTCTCGCAGTTTCTTTGGTTTCACCAGGTGTTGTATGTTTTTCCGTCTTCAGGAAATAAACAGTTAAAATCGGCTGTTCCAGTGACGTCGCTAAAACTTGGAGATGAAGTTCTGTTGAGAATACAAGGAGGGGCTCGACATACCGGAATAGAGATTCAAGAATTTATAGTTGAGAAATGAACAAGTAGTAATAATGTATATTAAAATTGTTGTAATTTTCATTCAATTCTGTGTGCTCATATTCTCTTTTTCT from Lathyrus oleraceus cultivar Zhongwan6 chromosome 1, CAAS_Psat_ZW6_1.0, whole genome shotgun sequence includes:
- the LOC127122382 gene encoding uncharacterized protein LOC127122382 isoform X1, with product MMSLVSQIGFAHFTQPSSLSSPSIAPFRHNPCSSMSSSSSWTPYEDKDGKKSKKVWIWTQNKQVMTAAVERGWNTFIFPSNLPQLANDWSSIAVICPLFLGEGEILDAQNKRVATVFDVSTPEELEGLRPEDEHAENIVVNLLDWQVIPAENIIAAFQNSQKTVFAISDNTSEAQIFLEALEHGLDGIVLKVEDVEPVLELKEYFDRRTEENNVLSLTKATVTNIQVAGMGDRVCVDLCSLMRPGEGLLVGSFARGLFLVHSECLESNYIASRPFRVNAGPVHAYVAVPGGRTSYLSELKSGKEVIVVDQQGRQRIAIVGRVKIESRPLILVEAKTESDDQTISILLQNAETVALVFPGQGNKQLKSAVPVTSLKLGDEVLLRIQGGARHTGIEIQEFIVEK
- the LOC127122382 gene encoding uncharacterized protein LOC127122382 isoform X2; protein product: MMSLVSQIGFAHFTQPSSLSSPSIAPFRHNPCSSMSSSSSWTPYEDKDGKKSKKVWIWTQNKQVMTAAVERGWNTFIFPSNLPQLANDWSSIAVICPLFLGEGEILDAQNKRVATVFDVSTPEELEGLRPEDEHAENIVVNLLDWQVIPAENIIAAFQNSQKTVFAISDNTSEAQIFLEALEHGLDGIVLKVEDVEPVLELKEYFDRRTEENNVLSLTKATVTNIQVAGMGDRVCVDLCSLMRPGEGLLVGSFARGLFLVHSECLESNYIASRPFRVNAGPVHAYVAVPGGRTSYLSELKSGKEVIVVDQQGRQRIAIVGRVKIESRPLILVEAKTESDDQTISILLQNAETVALVFPGQGNKQLKSAVPVTSLKLGDEVLLRIQGGARHTGIEIQEFIL